The Sporosarcina sp. FSL W7-1349 genome contains the following window.
TTGCATATTTTCATTTCACCTCTCCAGGTTATGTTGTTAAAGCTATATAACGTAATTCCAAATATTCCTCTAATCCTCTTCTTCCACCTACCCGACCAATGCCGCCTTCTTTTAGGCCGCCAAACGGGGCTTGTGGAAATGCCAAGGAGGTTTGATTAATACCTATACTTCCAAACTCGAGTTGGTTCATCATGACATTTACTTTTTGAAGATCCGAAGTAAAGACATAGGCCGCTAAAGCATTTGTAATGTTGTTGCACACTTCAAGAATTTCTTCCTCGCTGCTAAAGCTGGAAACAGGCAACACAGGGCCAAACACTTCTTCTTGAGTGATGCTCATTTCTTGAGTTACATCATCTATTAATGTTGGTTCGAAGTAATAGCCTTCTGATGTTTCCGCCGTATCAGATTTATTACCACCAACAAGAATGGACGCCCCTTTTTCTTTCGCGTCTTTAACAATAGTCTCGACTCTTAAAATATAAGACTTGTCAATTAAGGGGCCAATCGTACCTTGAGGATTGGTATGAGTATTAAAAGAAAGCCCTTCCACTTTTTCTTTTAATAATCTTACAACTTCCTCTTTTATAGACTCATGCGCATAAACAACGTTTATACCATTACAAACTTGCCCTGAGTTCTCGAATTTATTTGACATAATTTTAGCGACAGCATCCTCAATATTTGCATCCTTACATACAATTGCTGGTGCATTACCACCCAGTTCAAGCGTTAATCTTTTAATTGAATTAGAAGCTTGTGCAGCAATCTTTTTTCCCACTACCGTTGAACCCGTAAATGCAATTTTTTTGAGGCGCGGGTCGGCAACAATCCGT
Protein-coding sequences here:
- a CDS encoding NAD-dependent succinate-semialdehyde dehydrogenase; amino-acid sequence: MRNWDYLWINGKQKEISESIAVLNPRNEEVIGYVPLANLETVEEAIQAATTAFPDWSSLLGEERSNYLEGWANLIEEQEQSLAELLSLEQGKPLSEAIGEIKGTCVIIRWFAQEGKRIYGEILPSIGQTQQLMVLQKPVGCVGLITPANVPAAILANKVAPALAAGCTFVLKPADQTPMIGLALIELLNKTGIPKGVANIVTGNGEEIGQRIVADPRLKKIAFTGSTVVGKKIAAQASNSIKRLTLELGGNAPAIVCKDANIEDAVAKIMSNKFENSGQVCNGINVVYAHESIKEEVVRLLKEKVEGLSFNTHTNPQGTIGPLIDKSYILRVETIVKDAKEKGASILVGGNKSDTAETSEGYYFEPTLIDDVTQEMSITQEEVFGPVLPVSSFSSEEEILEVCNNITNALAAYVFTSDLQKVNVMMNQLEFGSIGINQTSLAFPQAPFGGLKEGGIGRVGGRRGLEEYLELRYIALTT